One genomic window of Aliiroseovarius sp. M344 includes the following:
- a CDS encoding CDGSH iron-sulfur domain-containing protein, whose protein sequence is MKRKEYSGQDIAVTFDLGRCIHSRNCYLQLPDVFDPSNRPWVQPDKATAADVMAVVRNCPSGALAFRRGDGTEEAPPRINRLAILENGPLVLAGDVCVEDGDAQTRVALCRCGRSKNKPYCDHSHVEAEFSTTGEPSPKTPPDGDGQGGAVRVDRVADGPLKIDGNVEICTGTGKRIATVGKAFMCRCGASKNKPFCDGSHKGIDFKDAPS, encoded by the coding sequence ATGAAACGGAAAGAATACTCTGGTCAGGATATTGCTGTAACTTTCGACTTGGGCCGGTGCATCCATTCACGCAACTGCTATCTGCAGTTGCCCGACGTGTTTGACCCGTCAAACAGACCATGGGTTCAGCCCGACAAAGCAACAGCTGCGGACGTTATGGCGGTGGTGCGCAACTGTCCATCTGGTGCGTTGGCTTTTCGACGTGGCGACGGCACGGAAGAAGCCCCACCGAGAATCAACCGGCTCGCAATCTTGGAAAACGGGCCTTTGGTGCTGGCAGGTGACGTGTGCGTCGAAGACGGTGATGCCCAGACGCGCGTGGCCTTGTGTCGGTGCGGGCGATCGAAAAACAAGCCATATTGCGATCACAGTCATGTGGAGGCCGAATTCTCAACAACGGGTGAACCGTCTCCGAAAACGCCACCCGACGGTGACGGACAGGGCGGTGCAGTCAGGGTCGACCGAGTTGCAGATGGGCCATTAAAAATAGACGGCAACGTCGAGATCTGCACCGGCACGGGCAAGCGGATTGCCACAGTTGGCAAGGCTTTTATGTGCCGCTGCGGTGCGTCCAAGAACAAACCTTTTTGTGACGGCAGCCACAAAGGGATCGACTTCAAAGACGCGCCGTCCTGA
- a CDS encoding TIGR02453 family protein encodes MFSTETITYLQGLQANNTKEWFEANKAHYVTHIKDAAAQFCDDLAPRLAARYDTKVTSKVFRIHRDLRFSKDKTPYNAHVHIGFTDAMTAATWMFALHPDGLVIGFGVFVFEKSKLAQWRDAVAGSAGNELTDVLDNACKTGLRLPEPELKRVPAPYEDDHPNADLLRRKGLAIWQDGLPLDRAFGPDAGAAISDAMQVFDPVRNWMLNALPR; translated from the coding sequence ATGTTTTCAACGGAAACCATCACGTATTTGCAGGGCCTACAGGCCAACAACACGAAAGAGTGGTTTGAGGCGAACAAAGCGCACTATGTCACGCATATAAAAGACGCGGCCGCACAGTTCTGTGACGACCTCGCGCCGCGGTTGGCGGCGCGCTATGACACCAAGGTTACGAGCAAAGTGTTCCGCATCCACCGGGATCTGCGCTTCTCGAAAGACAAAACGCCATACAACGCTCATGTGCATATCGGGTTCACCGACGCGATGACCGCGGCAACGTGGATGTTTGCACTGCACCCGGACGGGCTTGTCATCGGCTTCGGGGTGTTTGTTTTTGAGAAATCAAAACTGGCACAGTGGCGCGACGCGGTTGCCGGTTCGGCTGGGAACGAACTGACAGATGTCCTTGACAACGCATGTAAAACTGGCTTGCGCTTGCCGGAGCCCGAGTTGAAGCGCGTGCCAGCCCCCTACGAAGATGACCACCCCAACGCGGACTTACTGCGGCGCAAAGGACTTGCGATCTGGCAAGATGGATTGCCACTGGACCGGGCTTTCGGCCCAGACGCGGGTGCGGCAATCTCTGATGCAATGCAGGTGTTCGATCCGGTACGCAATTGGATGTTGAATGCTTTGCCGCGGTGA
- the hisS gene encoding histidine--tRNA ligase, producing MAKQKKQPRPKAITPKGFRDYFGAEVDERKLMLDQIAAVYHRYGFDALESSAVETVEALGKFLPDVDRPNEGVFAWQEYDEKDNGDWMALRYDLTAPLARVYAQHRNDLPSPYRRYAMGPVWRNEKPGPGRFRQFYQCDADTVGTASMAADAEICALLADTLETVGIPRGDYVVRVNNRKVLNGVLEVMGVDEGPTRDAVLRTIDKFDKVGEAGVRELLGKGRLDASGAYIDGVGLTDAQAEPVLAFLTSKGATADQTLANLRNAVGQSVIGTEGVSELEEIATLLAAQGYGPDRIEIDPSVVRGLGYYTGPVFEAELTFEILDEKGRPRQFGSVAGGGRYDDLVKRFTGQAVPATGVSIGVDRLLAALRAKGRMGGKAIGPVVVTVMDKARLADYQAMVAELRNAGIRAEVYLGNPKNFGNQLKYADKRASPVAVIAGSDEFEAGKVQIKDLVLGAKIAESATLEEWKERPSQFECDRADLVVKVREIIEASND from the coding sequence ATGGCCAAGCAGAAGAAACAGCCCCGCCCCAAGGCGATTACGCCCAAGGGGTTTCGCGATTATTTCGGCGCAGAGGTGGACGAGCGTAAGCTGATGCTCGACCAGATTGCGGCTGTGTATCATCGCTATGGCTTTGATGCGCTGGAAAGCTCGGCGGTGGAGACAGTCGAAGCGCTGGGCAAGTTCCTGCCCGATGTCGACCGGCCCAACGAGGGTGTCTTTGCGTGGCAAGAGTATGACGAGAAGGACAATGGCGATTGGATGGCCTTGCGCTATGACCTGACGGCGCCGTTGGCACGCGTCTATGCGCAGCACAGAAATGATCTGCCGTCGCCTTATCGTCGGTATGCAATGGGACCGGTTTGGCGCAATGAAAAGCCGGGGCCGGGGCGTTTTCGTCAGTTTTATCAATGCGATGCTGATACCGTTGGCACGGCGAGCATGGCGGCGGATGCCGAGATTTGTGCGTTGCTGGCCGACACGCTGGAAACCGTTGGTATCCCGCGCGGTGACTATGTTGTACGGGTGAATAACCGCAAAGTTTTGAATGGCGTGCTCGAGGTTATGGGCGTGGACGAAGGTCCGACACGCGACGCGGTCCTGCGCACCATCGACAAGTTTGACAAGGTTGGCGAAGCCGGCGTGCGCGAGCTTTTGGGCAAAGGTCGTCTGGATGCTTCGGGGGCGTATATCGACGGGGTTGGGTTGACCGATGCGCAAGCGGAACCGGTTCTGGCTTTCCTGACATCGAAAGGGGCCACTGCCGATCAGACATTGGCGAACCTTCGCAATGCCGTGGGCCAAAGTGTTATTGGCACCGAAGGCGTTTCCGAGTTGGAGGAAATTGCAACTCTGCTCGCCGCACAAGGATATGGCCCCGACCGGATCGAGATCGACCCCTCGGTCGTGCGCGGCCTTGGATATTATACCGGACCTGTGTTTGAAGCCGAACTGACCTTTGAAATCCTCGACGAAAAAGGTCGTCCGCGCCAGTTTGGGTCTGTCGCCGGGGGCGGGCGCTATGATGATCTGGTCAAGCGGTTTACCGGGCAAGCGGTCCCTGCGACTGGCGTGTCGATTGGCGTGGACCGATTGTTGGCCGCGTTGCGGGCCAAGGGACGCATGGGGGGCAAGGCTATTGGTCCGGTCGTTGTGACGGTGATGGATAAGGCGCGTCTTGCCGATTATCAGGCGATGGTGGCCGAACTGCGCAATGCCGGTATTCGCGCGGAAGTGTATCTTGGTAACCCAAAGAATTTCGGCAACCAGTTGAAATATGCGGACAAGCGGGCGTCCCCTGTGGCGGTGATTGCAGGCTCTGACGAGTTCGAAGCCGGCAAAGTGCAAATTAAGGACTTGGTGCTGGGGGCAAAAATCGCCGAAAGCGCCACGCTTGAAGAATGGAAAGAACGGCCCAGCCAGTTTGAATGCGACCGCGCCGATCTGGTCGTCAAAGTACGTGAGATCATTGAGGCATCCAATGACTGA
- a CDS encoding hemerythrin domain-containing protein, translated as MTHLPNIRQEALPEDMRLLLRDYPRDAWPDHPNFAVSIQNWMGAHIMFGQLAELVRANAEGYLDKQIAPDDHARRLSQYGNLLVQNLHGHHHWEDRSFFPELSSADTRFDKGLDTLEADHIELDDLLDRFTRQANRVVTLTQLDETQAYEEAYAVRDMTSVLQGFLSRHLTDEEDLVVPILLHHKMRG; from the coding sequence ATGACACATCTACCAAATATCAGACAGGAGGCTTTGCCTGAGGACATGCGCCTCCTGCTTCGGGACTATCCACGCGATGCGTGGCCGGACCACCCGAATTTCGCAGTGTCCATTCAGAACTGGATGGGGGCACATATTATGTTCGGTCAACTGGCCGAGCTGGTCCGTGCGAACGCCGAAGGGTATCTGGATAAACAGATTGCACCCGACGACCACGCCCGACGCTTATCGCAATACGGAAACCTATTGGTGCAAAACCTTCACGGCCATCACCACTGGGAGGATCGCAGTTTCTTTCCGGAACTGTCATCCGCAGATACGCGTTTCGACAAAGGTCTGGACACGCTGGAAGCTGACCACATTGAGCTGGATGATTTGCTGGATCGTTTCACCCGACAAGCCAACCGGGTGGTAACTTTAACGCAATTGGATGAAACTCAAGCCTATGAAGAAGCTTATGCGGTGCGGGATATGACATCGGTACTTCAGGGGTTTCTGTCGCGACATCTGACTGACGAAGAGGATCTGGTTGTGCCAATCCTGTTGCATCACAAGATGCGGGGCTAA
- the hisG gene encoding ATP phosphoribosyltransferase translates to MTLKLGVPSKGRLMEKTFDWFGASGIELARTGSDREYAAAIDGIDGVELVLLSAGEIPRELAAGRIHLGVTGSDLVREKLGAWEEKVLELAPMGFGHADLIIAVPKCWVDVNTLDDLDAVAAAFRKHHGFRLRIATKYHRLVRDHLRDYGVADYQLVDSQGATEGTVKNETAEAVADITSTGETLRANHLKILSGGPVHKSQATLFKSRKADWSDADRATLSLLCKKLGIQN, encoded by the coding sequence ATGACTTTGAAGCTGGGCGTGCCCTCCAAGGGGCGGCTGATGGAAAAGACGTTTGACTGGTTCGGAGCGTCTGGAATCGAATTGGCGCGTACCGGTTCAGACCGTGAATATGCTGCTGCCATAGACGGTATTGACGGCGTGGAGCTGGTGCTTTTGTCCGCCGGCGAGATCCCGCGTGAACTGGCCGCAGGGCGCATTCATTTGGGCGTTACAGGGTCTGATCTTGTTCGCGAGAAGCTGGGCGCGTGGGAAGAGAAAGTCCTGGAACTGGCCCCGATGGGGTTTGGGCATGCCGACCTGATCATCGCTGTGCCAAAATGCTGGGTAGATGTGAACACGCTGGATGATCTGGATGCGGTTGCCGCAGCTTTCCGCAAGCATCATGGGTTCCGACTTCGCATCGCGACAAAGTACCACCGACTGGTCCGTGATCACCTGCGCGACTACGGGGTGGCGGACTATCAATTGGTGGACAGCCAGGGTGCGACAGAAGGGACCGTCAAGAACGAAACCGCCGAGGCCGTGGCGGACATCACCTCGACGGGCGAGACGTTGCGTGCCAACCATCTGAAAATTCTGTCAGGCGGGCCGGTCCACAAAAGTCAGGCGACGTTGTTCAAGTCGCGCAAGGCGGATTGGTCTGACGCGGATCGCGCAACGCTAAGTTTGCTCTGCAAAAAACTGGGCATCCAGAACTGA
- the trpS gene encoding tryptophan--tRNA ligase, translating to MTNHTPRVFSGVKPSGGLQLGNYLGAIKRFVDMQGQDFEAIYCVVDLHAITVWQDPKELQDATREVTAGYLAAGIDPEKSILFNQSQVSAHAELAWLFNCVARVGWMNRMTQFKDKAGKNAEKVSLGLYAYPALMAADILLYHATHVPVGEDQKQHVELTRDIAAKFNHDFGAEDFFPLPEPIIEGPATRVMNLRDGSKKMSKSGDSDMERINMTDDADTIAKKFKKARTDPEPLPDTLDGLKGRPEARNLVDIYAGLSETTPEAVIAEYAGAGWGRFKPALADLAVEKLGPISTEMARLMNDRTEIDRVLAAGAEKADAVAQPILDQTYEIMGFLRSRAR from the coding sequence ATGACCAATCACACGCCGCGCGTCTTTTCGGGCGTCAAGCCTTCGGGTGGGCTGCAATTGGGCAACTACCTTGGTGCCATCAAGCGATTTGTGGACATGCAAGGGCAGGACTTCGAGGCAATCTATTGCGTCGTGGACCTGCATGCGATCACCGTCTGGCAAGACCCAAAAGAGTTACAAGACGCCACGCGCGAAGTGACGGCTGGATATTTGGCCGCCGGTATCGACCCAGAAAAATCAATCTTGTTTAACCAGAGTCAGGTCTCTGCGCACGCAGAGCTTGCATGGCTTTTCAACTGTGTTGCCCGGGTTGGCTGGATGAACCGCATGACTCAGTTCAAGGACAAAGCAGGCAAGAACGCTGAGAAAGTATCGCTTGGGCTCTATGCTTATCCGGCGCTGATGGCCGCTGACATCCTGCTGTATCACGCAACCCATGTGCCCGTCGGCGAGGACCAGAAGCAACATGTTGAACTGACGCGCGACATTGCAGCCAAGTTCAACCACGATTTCGGCGCGGAAGATTTCTTCCCGCTTCCGGAACCCATCATCGAGGGTCCCGCAACACGGGTTATGAACCTGCGCGATGGTTCGAAAAAAATGTCCAAGTCGGGTGACAGCGACATGGAACGGATCAACATGACCGATGACGCAGACACGATAGCAAAGAAATTCAAAAAGGCGCGCACCGATCCCGAGCCCCTGCCCGATACGCTGGACGGTCTTAAGGGACGACCAGAGGCGCGCAACCTTGTTGATATCTATGCAGGCCTGTCAGAAACCACGCCAGAGGCTGTGATCGCCGAATATGCAGGCGCGGGCTGGGGTCGGTTCAAGCCTGCCTTGGCTGATTTGGCTGTTGAAAAACTCGGGCCGATCTCAACCGAGATGGCGCGCTTGATGAATGACCGGACAGAAATTGACCGCGTGCTGGCCGCAGGTGCTGAAAAGGCAGATGCAGTTGCGCAGCCGATCCTTGATCAAACTTACGAAATTATGGGCTTTTTGCGGTCCCGGGCGCGATAA
- a CDS encoding ATP phosphoribosyltransferase regulatory subunit encodes MTDKAKVRTEAARFLEFFEGRGACVVEADILQPAETLLDLYGEDIRARAFVTHDPDIGEAMLRPDFTVPVVQMHMAGGAEPARYAYMGEVFRAQEEVTHRASEYFQVGYEVFDRAAPIEADAEVFALLKEVLEPLNLRAATGDMGLLLAAVRGLGTTDRRKAALLRHVWRPRRFRALIDRFAGRAPMPDGREALLALQDPLATDTPHIGLRSPAEIAARVEALQLDAATAPISEQEVELLDDLLGLRETTENVLEHLRDLAVDMPAIANAVDRLEARADALAKRGVDVATLDFEGSYGRTSMEYYDGFVFGFYSETRPDLPPVATGGRYDALTRVLGNQNGEKRDIPAVGGVIRPELTLELTGEAEQ; translated from the coding sequence ATGACTGACAAGGCCAAAGTTCGCACTGAAGCCGCTCGGTTTCTGGAGTTCTTTGAGGGGCGCGGTGCCTGCGTCGTCGAAGCTGATATTCTGCAACCCGCCGAAACCCTTTTGGATCTGTATGGTGAAGACATACGCGCCCGCGCGTTCGTGACCCATGATCCGGATATTGGCGAAGCGATGCTGCGTCCTGACTTCACTGTGCCGGTAGTCCAGATGCATATGGCTGGTGGGGCTGAACCTGCTCGCTATGCCTATATGGGCGAAGTGTTTCGCGCGCAGGAAGAAGTCACCCACAGGGCGTCAGAATATTTTCAGGTCGGGTACGAAGTGTTTGACCGAGCCGCGCCGATTGAAGCCGACGCCGAAGTTTTCGCGTTGTTGAAAGAAGTGCTGGAGCCGTTGAACCTGCGGGCCGCCACTGGTGACATGGGTCTGTTGCTGGCCGCGGTGCGCGGATTGGGCACAACGGATCGGCGCAAGGCGGCATTGCTTCGCCACGTCTGGCGTCCACGGCGGTTTCGGGCGTTGATTGATCGGTTCGCCGGGCGCGCGCCAATGCCTGATGGGCGAGAGGCCCTGCTGGCTTTGCAGGACCCATTGGCGACTGACACGCCTCACATCGGCTTGCGATCACCAGCCGAGATCGCCGCGCGGGTCGAAGCGCTGCAATTGGACGCCGCAACCGCACCGATTTCCGAACAAGAGGTCGAGCTGCTGGATGATTTGCTTGGGCTGCGGGAAACCACGGAAAACGTGTTGGAGCATCTGCGCGATCTTGCTGTCGACATGCCTGCGATAGCCAATGCTGTAGATCGGCTGGAAGCCCGCGCCGACGCCTTGGCCAAGCGCGGTGTCGACGTGGCAACGCTGGATTTCGAAGGCAGCTATGGGCGCACGTCGATGGAGTACTACGACGGCTTCGTGTTCGGCTTCTACTCTGAAACCCGGCCAGACTTGCCGCCCGTCGCGACCGGCGGACGCTATGATGCGTTGACTCGTGTGCTGGGCAACCAGAACGGTGAAAAGCGTGACATTCCCGCTGTCGGTGGCGTGATCCGACCCGAATTGACCTTGGAACTGACAGGCGAGGCGGAACAATGA
- a CDS encoding rhomboid family intramembrane serine protease, which translates to MSSYREETPVNPLPPVVIALAVFLVGIEIVFAAGSAGLVGGPQAAGWRISMIEEWGFREPLFAWMVENWRFPLPDLARFVTYPFLHLSFTHLLFVLVFLLALGKMVGEVFSPFAFLVVFFGASIAGALAYWVVWDTPVVLFGGYPSVYGLIGAYTFLMWTNLAATGGNQLSAFRIIAFLMGLQLIFGLLFGAGLTWVSEIAGFVAGFGLSFLVSPGGWSRVLTRLRKR; encoded by the coding sequence ATGAGCAGTTATCGTGAAGAAACCCCCGTGAACCCGCTGCCGCCCGTCGTGATCGCGCTGGCGGTCTTCTTGGTGGGCATCGAAATCGTGTTTGCAGCAGGCAGTGCTGGACTGGTTGGCGGACCGCAAGCTGCGGGTTGGCGGATTTCGATGATCGAAGAGTGGGGCTTCCGCGAACCGCTTTTCGCATGGATGGTCGAGAATTGGCGCTTTCCGCTACCGGATCTGGCACGTTTCGTGACCTATCCGTTTTTGCACCTGAGTTTTACCCATCTGCTGTTTGTGCTCGTTTTCTTGCTGGCCCTTGGCAAAATGGTGGGCGAAGTGTTCTCACCATTCGCATTCTTGGTGGTGTTCTTTGGGGCGTCAATCGCCGGGGCGCTGGCCTATTGGGTGGTTTGGGACACGCCGGTGGTGCTGTTTGGCGGCTATCCTTCAGTTTACGGTCTGATAGGTGCCTACACGTTTCTCATGTGGACCAACCTTGCGGCGACAGGCGGGAACCAACTTTCTGCTTTTCGTATCATCGCGTTTCTGATGGGGCTTCAGCTGATTTTTGGCTTGCTGTTCGGTGCCGGGCTAACATGGGTGTCCGAGATTGCGGGCTTTGTCGCTGGTTTCGGGCTGTCATTCCTTGTCAGTCCAGGAGGCTGGTCGCGGGTTCTGACACGCTTGCGCAAACGATAA
- a CDS encoding SlyX family protein, with protein MTQLEETVAHLTRQVEELNDVVTRQDAELSRMTHRVKMLMEREAEREMANSGGVVIGDERPPHY; from the coding sequence CTGACCCAGCTTGAAGAAACCGTCGCCCACCTGACCCGTCAGGTCGAGGAACTGAACGATGTCGTCACGCGTCAGGACGCCGAACTGTCCAGAATGACCCATCGCGTGAAAATGCTGATGGAACGCGAGGCTGAACGCGAGATGGCGAATTCAGGTGGTGTTGTCATCGGCGATGAGCGGCCACCGCATTATTGA